The Vespula vulgaris chromosome 2, iyVesVulg1.1, whole genome shotgun sequence genome has a segment encoding these proteins:
- the LOC127061577 gene encoding selenocysteine insertion sequence-binding protein 2-like isoform X2, with protein sequence MDQSYNACSSWLCRSQTESKSQTDLTWPQLNSQNQIKHTAQKNEQYCRYRSDASISTEMFTQVSLNESEYPELGQKNIKVKSIPGIFVSHHESVITETVIPYVTKKAKHQKLLGSYKHKRSEKLFLDLSKALENAECFISRNRKKSGKLKFDIYKISASRSNANTLNEKGFQIRKNKLYNIKFKKPSKLKRTITLERLNNMKIKYEDDINIRKIKENVINVNSINFNNLKIKSDPEVDIDYVKLMSTLTVYDRDYRNTIVENISEDSVQFRPDLTQKLDELKISNVKDKNISTAPYRNAYDSTNDLNILQRNLSLTDEDNVDIKPNINNLLDVKYSKNFREYCNNLITSSLNESLEKFLSEIRRLQTKLYNRDQNKGKYKRRYYSGLKEVQKHILLKKVQFVVIAPDIEKILSPGGLDEEIDKLLENCRTHETAFCFGLRRRKLGYYAHGNGLVSCIGISNYANAEQFFWNVLVEVVIARNMFEELRGRSKRIIDISKITQESGLLAENIGVLLKSLASIN encoded by the exons ATGGACCAATCTTACAATGCATGCTCTTCTTGGTTATGTCG atcGCAGACAGAGAGTAAATCGCAAACAGATTTGACATGGCCTCAGCTTAACTctcaaaatcaaataaaacatACTGCACAGAAAAATGAACAATATTGCAGGTATCGTAGTGATGCAAGTATATCAACAGAGATGTTTACTCAAGTAAGTTTAAATGAGTCAGAATATCCTGAACTTGGTCAGAAAAACATAAAGGTTAAGAGTATACCaggtatttttgtttctcatcATGAATCTGTTATCACAGAAACTGTGATACCCTATGTTacaaaaaaagcaaaacaTCAAAAATTATTAGGATCGTATAAGCATAAAAGATCGGAGAAGTTATTTCTTGACTTAAGTAAAGCTTTGGAA aatGCAGAATGTTTCATAAgtaggaatagaaaaaaatctgGGAAACTAAAGTTTGACATTTACAAAATAAGTGCAAGTCGAAGCAATGCGAATACATTAAATGAAAAGGGTTttcaaataagaaagaataaattgtacaatataaaatttaaaaaaccatcaaaattaaaaagaacaattacACTAGAACGTttgaataatatgaaaataaaatatgaagatgACATCAACAtcagaaagataaaagaaaacgttatAAATGTGAatagtattaattttaataacttaaAGATTAAATCAGATCCGGAAGTGGATATAGATTATGTAAAACTTATGTCAACATTGACAGTTTATGATCGAGATTACAGAAATACTATAGTGGAGAATATTTCTGAAGATTCTGTACAATTTCGGCCGGATTTAACTCAGAAATTAGACGAGTTAAAGATTTCGAATGTGAAAGATAAGAATATTTCCACTGCTCCTTATAGAAATGCGTATGACAGTACTAATGATTTAAACATTTTGCAACGTAATTTGTCTCTTACCGATGAGGATAATGTAGATATTAAgccaaatattaataatttgttagaCGTAAAATATTCCAAAAATTTTAGAGA atattgtaataatttaataacttCCTCTCTTAACGAATCCCTGGAAAAGTTTTTGTCTGAAATTCGAAGGCTTCAAACAAAACTTTACAACAGAGATCAAAATAAGGGCAAGTATAAACGTCGTTATTACTCGGGTTTAAAGGAGGTTCAAAAACACATTCTGTTAAAAAAAGTGCAATTTGTCGTGATAGCACCGGATATTGAAAAGATTCTATCTCCAG GTGGTTTGGACGAAGAGATTGACAAATTATTGGAAAACTGCAGAACGCACGAGACAGCTTTTTGCTTTGGTCTCCGTAGGCGGAAGCTTGGATATTATGCACATGGTAATGGACTCGTAAGCTGTATAGGCATATCTAATTACGCTAATGCCGAG CAATTCTTTTGGAACGTTCTCGTCGAGGTAGTAATTGCGCGGAACATGTTTGAAGAATTGCGAGGAAGATCGAAGAGAATAATCGACATATCGAAGATAACTCAGGAAAGTGGTCTTTTAGCGGAGAACATTGGAGTTTTGCTCAAGAGTTTAGCGTCAATTAATTAA
- the LOC127061577 gene encoding selenocysteine insertion sequence-binding protein 2-like isoform X1, which yields MHALLGYVGKYSNVKIYTCRLVYKISQTESKSQTDLTWPQLNSQNQIKHTAQKNEQYCRYRSDASISTEMFTQVSLNESEYPELGQKNIKVKSIPGIFVSHHESVITETVIPYVTKKAKHQKLLGSYKHKRSEKLFLDLSKALENAECFISRNRKKSGKLKFDIYKISASRSNANTLNEKGFQIRKNKLYNIKFKKPSKLKRTITLERLNNMKIKYEDDINIRKIKENVINVNSINFNNLKIKSDPEVDIDYVKLMSTLTVYDRDYRNTIVENISEDSVQFRPDLTQKLDELKISNVKDKNISTAPYRNAYDSTNDLNILQRNLSLTDEDNVDIKPNINNLLDVKYSKNFREYCNNLITSSLNESLEKFLSEIRRLQTKLYNRDQNKGKYKRRYYSGLKEVQKHILLKKVQFVVIAPDIEKILSPGGLDEEIDKLLENCRTHETAFCFGLRRRKLGYYAHGNGLVSCIGISNYANAEQFFWNVLVEVVIARNMFEELRGRSKRIIDISKITQESGLLAENIGVLLKSLASIN from the exons ATGCATGCTCTTCTTGGTTATGTCGGTAAATACAGTAATGTCAAGATATATACATGTCGATTagtttataaaat atcGCAGACAGAGAGTAAATCGCAAACAGATTTGACATGGCCTCAGCTTAACTctcaaaatcaaataaaacatACTGCACAGAAAAATGAACAATATTGCAGGTATCGTAGTGATGCAAGTATATCAACAGAGATGTTTACTCAAGTAAGTTTAAATGAGTCAGAATATCCTGAACTTGGTCAGAAAAACATAAAGGTTAAGAGTATACCaggtatttttgtttctcatcATGAATCTGTTATCACAGAAACTGTGATACCCTATGTTacaaaaaaagcaaaacaTCAAAAATTATTAGGATCGTATAAGCATAAAAGATCGGAGAAGTTATTTCTTGACTTAAGTAAAGCTTTGGAA aatGCAGAATGTTTCATAAgtaggaatagaaaaaaatctgGGAAACTAAAGTTTGACATTTACAAAATAAGTGCAAGTCGAAGCAATGCGAATACATTAAATGAAAAGGGTTttcaaataagaaagaataaattgtacaatataaaatttaaaaaaccatcaaaattaaaaagaacaattacACTAGAACGTttgaataatatgaaaataaaatatgaagatgACATCAACAtcagaaagataaaagaaaacgttatAAATGTGAatagtattaattttaataacttaaAGATTAAATCAGATCCGGAAGTGGATATAGATTATGTAAAACTTATGTCAACATTGACAGTTTATGATCGAGATTACAGAAATACTATAGTGGAGAATATTTCTGAAGATTCTGTACAATTTCGGCCGGATTTAACTCAGAAATTAGACGAGTTAAAGATTTCGAATGTGAAAGATAAGAATATTTCCACTGCTCCTTATAGAAATGCGTATGACAGTACTAATGATTTAAACATTTTGCAACGTAATTTGTCTCTTACCGATGAGGATAATGTAGATATTAAgccaaatattaataatttgttagaCGTAAAATATTCCAAAAATTTTAGAGA atattgtaataatttaataacttCCTCTCTTAACGAATCCCTGGAAAAGTTTTTGTCTGAAATTCGAAGGCTTCAAACAAAACTTTACAACAGAGATCAAAATAAGGGCAAGTATAAACGTCGTTATTACTCGGGTTTAAAGGAGGTTCAAAAACACATTCTGTTAAAAAAAGTGCAATTTGTCGTGATAGCACCGGATATTGAAAAGATTCTATCTCCAG GTGGTTTGGACGAAGAGATTGACAAATTATTGGAAAACTGCAGAACGCACGAGACAGCTTTTTGCTTTGGTCTCCGTAGGCGGAAGCTTGGATATTATGCACATGGTAATGGACTCGTAAGCTGTATAGGCATATCTAATTACGCTAATGCCGAG CAATTCTTTTGGAACGTTCTCGTCGAGGTAGTAATTGCGCGGAACATGTTTGAAGAATTGCGAGGAAGATCGAAGAGAATAATCGACATATCGAAGATAACTCAGGAAAGTGGTCTTTTAGCGGAGAACATTGGAGTTTTGCTCAAGAGTTTAGCGTCAATTAATTAA